One stretch of Clavelina lepadiformis chromosome 6, kaClaLepa1.1, whole genome shotgun sequence DNA includes these proteins:
- the LOC143461859 gene encoding vacuolar-sorting protein SNF8-like, translated as MRRRGVGASAVTKKKLETARYKERGNEIAAQQLEQLSNQLETFHTNLEDFAAKHKQEIKKNPQFRHQFQQMCAAIGVDPLASGKGFWSEMLGVGDFYYELGVQAVEICIATRPQNGGIMTLKEIHQKLIKTRGRYGQDISTEDVQTAIKKLKVLGTGFALIGSKSNQLVQSVPGELNMDHTAIFDLAQQNGGHMSVSEVVKKLSWKSERCEHVIDHLTHEGMAWVDDQTPTNERWYWFPALFTAEQQFAS; from the exons ATGAGGCGACGTGGAGTTGGGGCAAGTGCCGTGACTaagaaaaaattggaaacagcTCGTTACAAAGAACGTGGCAATGAAATTGCAGCTCAGCAACTTGAACAACTAAGCAACCAATTAGAAACTTTTCACACTAATTTGGAAGATTTTGCCGCCAAGCACAAACAG gaaattaaaaaaaatccaCAATTTCGACACCAATTTCAACAAATGTGTGCAGCTATTGGG GTAGACCCGTTGGCCTCTGGTAAAGGATTTTGGTCAGAGATGTTGGGTGTGGGAGACTTTTACTACGAACTTGGAGTGCAAGCTGTTGAAATCTGTATTGCAACAAGGCCGCAAAATGGAGGAATAATGACACTGAAGGAAATTCACCAAAA ATTAATCAAAACAAGGGGTAGATATGGACAAGACATTTCAACAGAAGACGTGCAGACGGCTATCAAAAAGCTAAAGGTGCTGGGAACAGGTTTTGCCTTAATTGGAAGCAAAAGTAATCAGCTTGTGCAATCTGTACCAGGTGAACTTAACATGGACCATACAGCAATATTTGATCTTGCCCAGCAG AATGGAGGGCATATGTCTGTCTCAGAAGTTGTGAAAAAACTGTCATGGAAAAGTGAACGATGTGAACATGTAATAGATCACTTAACCCATGAAGGAATGGCATGGGTGGACGATCAAACACCTACTAACGAGCGCTGGTATTGGTTTCCAGCTCTTTTTACAGCTGAACAACAATTTGCTTCTTGA
- the LOC143461858 gene encoding solute carrier family 45 member 4-like isoform X2: protein MEDGGTKNGEPSSSCRNGHELVLSDTSAGASDHEKPHRKWSTLWLHTSIMCGREFLYAVEIVLVTPIILQLGMPEKYYSFMWCFSPIIGILVGPILGSQSDRCMSRFGRRRPFIVGLVIGAIIGLTLLIFSKDIAAALSAPDKENQRLWGTIIGVLGAQTMDFCLDQTETPLRAYTLDVCSAQDQPKAFVLQTVFIGVGGALGFIIDGIDWENTFPSGSVASQIKVVYIFAVVIYITTTICNLISIKETPWVKVKTATPTASNSAKFIASHLPPVRKSKSAQNNVQTESECSINNTNPEKCDNFTPKIVVSSCPNTGEHVLQEHLPYNQRPLSLLSRISMSKGLYISTSCPGGLNKRTQTNSESTSSLVTKDSAYGEDSAMATSSNDSLKTDDISTSFPSLLTKENRTSDVGGSLLNLLRNKQFSIKNSIADPTQNNDFILNKNIDTDLNSNKTWTLNGNHTENMKEEKLNDKESSTRAEEKVCATNDQVETLLPNKNSTKHNCKSIKDHSSKELKQERPVTLRQLWLSILTMPSELRWLCAVQFFGFVGMETFLLWYTDLMGRIVYHGDPKALSNSTELADYNTGVKMGCWGLTIYAVAMIIFPVVLERFHLLTKISMRFLYSSVFLLGTVVMIIMFFFTNKWVMLILNSCIGVTFATMLTLPYVLVGKYHQNKMYVLTSPGNTSRGFGLDCAILACQMYAGNIASAAISSPIIDRFETCKAMLLTTGACFLLAFLFAFFLVTYPDKNRTCCGTSKKRTMDDDTVAV, encoded by the exons ATGGAAGATGGTGGTACTAAAAATGGTGAACCTTCAAGTTCTTGTAGGAATGGCCATG AACTTGTACTAAGTGATACAAGTGCAGGAGCAAGTGATCATGAAAAACCACACAGGAAATGGTCAACATTATGGCTGCATACATCCATTATGTGTGGCAGAGAGTTTCTGTATGCAGTAGAAATTGTCTTGGTGACACCAATAATTTTGCAACTGG GCATGCCAGAAAAGTACTACAGCTTCATGTGGTGTTTTAGTCCCATCATTGGAATACTTGTTGGTCCAATCTTGGGCTCACAAAGTGATAGATGCATGTCAAGATTTGGCCGAAGACGTCCCTTTATCGTTGGCCTTGTCATTGGGGCAATTATTGGGCTTACCCTACTTATATTTAGCAAAGACATTG CTGCAGCTTTAAGTGCACCAGATAAAGAAAATCAGAGGCTGTGGGGTACAATTATTGGTGTCCTTGGCGCACAGACTATGGATTTCTGCCTAGATCAAACAGAAACGCCGCTTCGTGCATACACACTTGATGTTTGCTCTGCTCAAGACCAGCCaaaagcttttgttttgcaaactgTGTTTATAG GTGTTGGTGGCGCTCTTGGATTTATAATTGATGGAATAGATTGGGAAAATACATTTCCTTCTGGCAGTGTTGCCAGCcaaataaaagttgtttacATATTTGCTGTTGTCATATACATTACAACAACAATCTGCAATCTCATTAGTATAAAG GAAACACCATGGGTGAAAGTGAAGACAGCCACGCCAACTGCAAGTAATTCAGCAAAGTTTATTGCATCACACTTGCCACCAGTTAGAAAATCAAAGTCTGCCCAAAATAATGTTCAGACAG AATCAGAGTGCTCAATCAATAATACAAACCCTGAAAAATGTGACAACTTTACTCCAAAAATAGTT GTTTCATCTTGCCCAAATACAGGTGAACATGTACTACAAG AACACCTGCCATATAATCAACGGCCATTGAGTTTACTCTCAAGGATTTCAATGAGCAAAGGACTCTACATTTCCACATCATGTCCTGGTGGTCTAAATAAGCGTACGCAAACTAATAGTGAATCTACGTCTTCTTTAGTCACCAAAGATTCAGCATATGGAGAGGACTCAGCCATGGCAACCTCATCAAACGATAGCT TGAAAACAGATGACATTTCTACATCATTTCCATCACTACTTACAAAAGAAAACCGGACGTCTGATGTTGGTGGAAGTCTGCTTAATCTTCTCAGAAATAAACAGTTTTCAATAAAGAATAGTATAGCCGACCCTACACAAAACAAtgactttattttaaacaaaaacatagaCACAGatttaaattcaaacaaaacatgGACTTTAAACGGCAATCATActgaaaacatgaaagaagAAAAGTTGAATGACAAAGAAAGTTCAACAAGGGCTGAAGAAAAGGTTTGTGCTACAAATGATCAAGTGGAAACATTACTTCCGAATAAAAACTCAACAAAGCACAATTGCAAGTCGATCAAAGATCACAGCAGTAAAGAGCTGAAACAAG AACGCCCGGTCACACTTCGTCAGCTCTGGCTTTCCATTCTTACAATGCCATCTGAACTGCGATGGTTATGTGCTGTCCAGTTTTTTGGGTTTGTCGGCATGGAAACATTTCTTTTATGGTACACTGACCTCATGGGAAGAATAGTTTATCATGGTGATCCTAAG GCACTTTCCAACTCAACTGAATTAGCAGATTACAACACCGGTGTTAAAATGGGTTGCTGGGGGCTGACCATCTACGCTGTTGCAATGATCATATTTCCTG TTGTATTGGAACGTTTCCATCTCCTTACGAAGATAAGCATGCGCTTTCTTTATTCATCTGTTTTTCTGTTGGGAACAGTCGTTATGATCATTATGTTCTTCTTTACAAACAAATGGGTAATGTTGATTCTGAACAGTTGCATTGGTGTCACTTTTGCCACCATGCTAACTCTACCTTATGTACTTGTTGGAAAGTatcatcaaaacaaaatg TACGTCTTGACAAGTCCTGGAAATACAAGCAGGGGTTTTGGACTGGATTGTGCAATACTTGCATGCCAAATGTATGCGGGCAACATCGCTTCTGCCGCAATAAGCAGTCCGATTATTGACAGATTTGAAACATGCAAGGCGATGCTTCTTACAACAGGAGCATGCTTCTTACTCGCCTttctgtttgcgttttttcttGTTACTTATCCAGATAAAAATAGAACATGCTGTGGAACTAGCAAGAAAAGGACTATGGATGACGATACAGTAGCTGTATAA
- the LOC143461858 gene encoding solute carrier family 45 member 4-like isoform X1, producing the protein MVLMKIVILLLIRIFISTIKSFLLISCITGVAFLELVLSDTSAGASDHEKPHRKWSTLWLHTSIMCGREFLYAVEIVLVTPIILQLGMPEKYYSFMWCFSPIIGILVGPILGSQSDRCMSRFGRRRPFIVGLVIGAIIGLTLLIFSKDIAAALSAPDKENQRLWGTIIGVLGAQTMDFCLDQTETPLRAYTLDVCSAQDQPKAFVLQTVFIGVGGALGFIIDGIDWENTFPSGSVASQIKVVYIFAVVIYITTTICNLISIKETPWVKVKTATPTASNSAKFIASHLPPVRKSKSAQNNVQTESECSINNTNPEKCDNFTPKIVVSSCPNTGEHVLQEHLPYNQRPLSLLSRISMSKGLYISTSCPGGLNKRTQTNSESTSSLVTKDSAYGEDSAMATSSNDSLKTDDISTSFPSLLTKENRTSDVGGSLLNLLRNKQFSIKNSIADPTQNNDFILNKNIDTDLNSNKTWTLNGNHTENMKEEKLNDKESSTRAEEKVCATNDQVETLLPNKNSTKHNCKSIKDHSSKELKQERPVTLRQLWLSILTMPSELRWLCAVQFFGFVGMETFLLWYTDLMGRIVYHGDPKALSNSTELADYNTGVKMGCWGLTIYAVAMIIFPVVLERFHLLTKISMRFLYSSVFLLGTVVMIIMFFFTNKWVMLILNSCIGVTFATMLTLPYVLVGKYHQNKMYVLTSPGNTSRGFGLDCAILACQMYAGNIASAAISSPIIDRFETCKAMLLTTGACFLLAFLFAFFLVTYPDKNRTCCGTSKKRTMDDDTVAV; encoded by the exons ATGGTACTGATGAAAATTGTTATCTTGCTTTTGATTAGAATTTTCATTTCAACTATAAAatcgtttttattaattaGCTGCATAACTGGTGTGGCATTTTTAGAACTTGTACTAAGTGATACAAGTGCAGGAGCAAGTGATCATGAAAAACCACACAGGAAATGGTCAACATTATGGCTGCATACATCCATTATGTGTGGCAGAGAGTTTCTGTATGCAGTAGAAATTGTCTTGGTGACACCAATAATTTTGCAACTGG GCATGCCAGAAAAGTACTACAGCTTCATGTGGTGTTTTAGTCCCATCATTGGAATACTTGTTGGTCCAATCTTGGGCTCACAAAGTGATAGATGCATGTCAAGATTTGGCCGAAGACGTCCCTTTATCGTTGGCCTTGTCATTGGGGCAATTATTGGGCTTACCCTACTTATATTTAGCAAAGACATTG CTGCAGCTTTAAGTGCACCAGATAAAGAAAATCAGAGGCTGTGGGGTACAATTATTGGTGTCCTTGGCGCACAGACTATGGATTTCTGCCTAGATCAAACAGAAACGCCGCTTCGTGCATACACACTTGATGTTTGCTCTGCTCAAGACCAGCCaaaagcttttgttttgcaaactgTGTTTATAG GTGTTGGTGGCGCTCTTGGATTTATAATTGATGGAATAGATTGGGAAAATACATTTCCTTCTGGCAGTGTTGCCAGCcaaataaaagttgtttacATATTTGCTGTTGTCATATACATTACAACAACAATCTGCAATCTCATTAGTATAAAG GAAACACCATGGGTGAAAGTGAAGACAGCCACGCCAACTGCAAGTAATTCAGCAAAGTTTATTGCATCACACTTGCCACCAGTTAGAAAATCAAAGTCTGCCCAAAATAATGTTCAGACAG AATCAGAGTGCTCAATCAATAATACAAACCCTGAAAAATGTGACAACTTTACTCCAAAAATAGTT GTTTCATCTTGCCCAAATACAGGTGAACATGTACTACAAG AACACCTGCCATATAATCAACGGCCATTGAGTTTACTCTCAAGGATTTCAATGAGCAAAGGACTCTACATTTCCACATCATGTCCTGGTGGTCTAAATAAGCGTACGCAAACTAATAGTGAATCTACGTCTTCTTTAGTCACCAAAGATTCAGCATATGGAGAGGACTCAGCCATGGCAACCTCATCAAACGATAGCT TGAAAACAGATGACATTTCTACATCATTTCCATCACTACTTACAAAAGAAAACCGGACGTCTGATGTTGGTGGAAGTCTGCTTAATCTTCTCAGAAATAAACAGTTTTCAATAAAGAATAGTATAGCCGACCCTACACAAAACAAtgactttattttaaacaaaaacatagaCACAGatttaaattcaaacaaaacatgGACTTTAAACGGCAATCATActgaaaacatgaaagaagAAAAGTTGAATGACAAAGAAAGTTCAACAAGGGCTGAAGAAAAGGTTTGTGCTACAAATGATCAAGTGGAAACATTACTTCCGAATAAAAACTCAACAAAGCACAATTGCAAGTCGATCAAAGATCACAGCAGTAAAGAGCTGAAACAAG AACGCCCGGTCACACTTCGTCAGCTCTGGCTTTCCATTCTTACAATGCCATCTGAACTGCGATGGTTATGTGCTGTCCAGTTTTTTGGGTTTGTCGGCATGGAAACATTTCTTTTATGGTACACTGACCTCATGGGAAGAATAGTTTATCATGGTGATCCTAAG GCACTTTCCAACTCAACTGAATTAGCAGATTACAACACCGGTGTTAAAATGGGTTGCTGGGGGCTGACCATCTACGCTGTTGCAATGATCATATTTCCTG TTGTATTGGAACGTTTCCATCTCCTTACGAAGATAAGCATGCGCTTTCTTTATTCATCTGTTTTTCTGTTGGGAACAGTCGTTATGATCATTATGTTCTTCTTTACAAACAAATGGGTAATGTTGATTCTGAACAGTTGCATTGGTGTCACTTTTGCCACCATGCTAACTCTACCTTATGTACTTGTTGGAAAGTatcatcaaaacaaaatg TACGTCTTGACAAGTCCTGGAAATACAAGCAGGGGTTTTGGACTGGATTGTGCAATACTTGCATGCCAAATGTATGCGGGCAACATCGCTTCTGCCGCAATAAGCAGTCCGATTATTGACAGATTTGAAACATGCAAGGCGATGCTTCTTACAACAGGAGCATGCTTCTTACTCGCCTttctgtttgcgttttttcttGTTACTTATCCAGATAAAAATAGAACATGCTGTGGAACTAGCAAGAAAAGGACTATGGATGACGATACAGTAGCTGTATAA